TCGTCCGCCGCAACCGCCTGAACCTGCTGTCGCGCATCCGCGAAGCCGGCCGGCTGATCGCGGATTTCGGCAGGATCGAGGGCTGACCGGCTTCTTTCTTGGATAAATATCCTGGGGGGTGAGGAGCGCCCGGAAAAAGGTCCGGCGGACCTTTTTCAGCGACGAACGGGGCGAAGCCCCCGCGCACCCCGTCGAGGGGTGCCCGAAACGCGGGCGGGCAAAGCCCCAGGGGCCGCCGCCCTTCCTTTCGCCGCCGCCGCGCCCTATATCCTGCGGGCAATCCGCGAAGACGCGCCGAAAGGAAGCCGATGTCCCAGAAAGCGATGCAGCGCCTGTCCTTCTTCCTGCTGATGGGGCTGACGCTCTACGCCGCCACCATGGGCGCGGGCTGAGCCATGGCCAGACGCTTTGGCGGCCGCTTCTCGCCGCAGCCGCGCCGCGACGGCACCGATCCCCGCCCGCCGGCCCGCCCGGCGCCGGGGGAAATCCGGCACCCGCTGGAATCGCGCACCCGCTGGGTCACGATCATGGCGATCCCCTTCCTGCTCAGCGCCTTCTGGCAGGATCCGACCGGGCTTGCCCTGCAGCTGATCGCCTTCGGCGCCATCGCCTCGGGCATGTGGATGACGCGCGAGGGGCTGCAGGCCGAGGCCGCCTATGACGCCCGCCGCGTCGCCCGCCGCCCGGCCATCCCGAGGAAGCTGTTCGGCGGCATCCTGACGGGGCTCGGCCTCGCCATCGGCGCCTATGTCCCCGGCGCCGAGGCCGGCGCGGGCGTGATCGGCGTCGCCGGCGCCGTGCTGCACTGGCTGGCCTTCGGCACCGACCCGATGCGCGACAAGGGCATGGAGGGCGTCGATGCCTTCCAGCAGGACCGCGCCCAGCGCATCGTCACCGAGGGCGAGGCGCATCTGAAGGCGATGCAGGATGCCATCCTGCGCACCGGCGACCGCCGGCTGGAGGCGCGCGTCGGCATGTTCGCCGCCACCGCGCGCGAACTTTTCGGCCATATCGAGGACGACCCCGACCATATCGCCGCGCTGCGCCGTTACCTGGGCGTCTATCTGCAAGGCGCCCGCGACGCGACCGTGAAATTCGCCGACCTCTATGCCCAGACCCGCGACCCGCGCGCCCGGCAGGATTACGAGACGCTCCTCGACGACCTGGAAACCGAATTCGCCGCCCGCAGCGCCCGGCTGCTGGAAGGCGGCCGCAGCGATCTCGACATCGAGATCAGCGTGCTGCGCGAGCGGCTGTCGCGCGAAGGGCTGCGTCCCGCCATGCCCGGGCCCGAGCGCCCGATGACCATGGACGACCTGCTGATCCCGCGCGAAGGCGACAGGCAGCGC
This portion of the Paracoccus sp. N5 genome encodes:
- a CDS encoding 5-bromo-4-chloroindolyl phosphate hydrolysis family protein, with product MARRFGGRFSPQPRRDGTDPRPPARPAPGEIRHPLESRTRWVTIMAIPFLLSAFWQDPTGLALQLIAFGAIASGMWMTREGLQAEAAYDARRVARRPAIPRKLFGGILTGLGLAIGAYVPGAEAGAGVIGVAGAVLHWLAFGTDPMRDKGMEGVDAFQQDRAQRIVTEGEAHLKAMQDAILRTGDRRLEARVGMFAATARELFGHIEDDPDHIAALRRYLGVYLQGARDATVKFADLYAQTRDPRARQDYETLLDDLETEFAARSARLLEGGRSDLDIEISVLRERLSREGLRPAMPGPERPMTMDDLLIPREGDRQRR